One part of the Phragmites australis chromosome 3, lpPhrAust1.1, whole genome shotgun sequence genome encodes these proteins:
- the LOC133911969 gene encoding AP-3 complex subunit sigma, whose amino-acid sequence MIQAVMVISTQGKPRLLKFYNFQPPEKHQDLVRGVFQLLSARPDSVSNFVEADAIFGPGTKMVYKHLATLYFVFVFDSSENELAMLDLVQVFVETLDRCFKNVCELDIVFNFNKLHTILDEMILGGQVIETSSEQIMKSVEEISRLEKQSSTVSLIPKSISERFIR is encoded by the exons aTGATCCAGGCGGTGATGGTGATCAGCACCCAGGGCAAGCCCCGCCTCCTCAAGTTCTACAACTTCCAG CCACCCGAGAAGCATCAGGACCTCGTCCGCGGTGTCTTCCAAT TGCTATCAGCGAGGCCGGACAGCGTGAGCAATTTTGTTGAGGCCGATGCAATCTTTGGTCCG GGAACGAAAATGGTCTACAAGCATTTGGCCACACTATACTTTGTTTTTGTCTTCGATAGCTCCGAGAATGAACTTGCCATGCTTGATCTCGTACAAG TTTTTGTTGAAACATTGGACAGATGCTTCAAGAATGTTTGTGAGCTTGACATTGTATTTAACTTCAACAAG CTGCACACAATTTTGGATGAAATGATATTGGGGGGACAGGTGATTGAAACAAGTTCGGAGCAGATAATGAAATCTGTGGAAGAGATCTCAAG GCTGGAGAAACAATCAAGCACAGTCAGCCTCATACCAAAGTCGATTTCAGAGCGTTTCATCCGTTAA
- the LOC133911971 gene encoding uncharacterized protein At1g01500-like: MGDISEPEAAMAMPEPFSWLTLRVFYLRLSRCEVDESMLDSLTLTHIPLTADTVLEVSGGDQQPSISNGQVTCSLRRDRVDASSEEATFVNTATVRIAGSVRFEVQNKDERLLVGILEMCETESKGKKSWVMKCQVATQRGSGFLRTGRGTKPPPTVEVYAAGVFRGTPIVFTKAMQLRFRRRRQVKAFMDPIPECGELAEDMNEMALKHHGPEKTEYRCYKPDPDAAADMRSSGPEGEEYIELSWFTAGVRVGVGISLGICLGVGIGAGLLVRSYQSTSRTLKRRLISNLL; this comes from the exons ATGGGTGACATCTCCGAACCGGAAGCTGCCATGGCGATGCCGGAGCCGTTTTCTTGGCTCACCCTTCGAGTCTTCTACCTGAGGCTGAGCAGGTGCGAGGTCGACGAGTCCATGCTGGACAGTCTCACCCTCACTCACATCCCACTCACCGCTGACACAGTCCTGGAAGTGAGCGGCGGCGATCAGCAGCCAAGCATCAGCAATGGCCAAGTAACCTGCTCCCTCCGCCGAGACCGCGTCGACGCGAGCTCGGAGGAGGCCACATTCGTCAACACGGCGACCGTGAGGATAGCTGGCAGCGTGCGGTTCGAGGTCCAGAACAAGGACGAGAGGCTCCTCGTCGGGATCCTGGAGATGTGCGAGACGGAGAGCAAAGGCAAGAAGAGCTGGGTGATGAAGTGCCAGGTCGCGACGCAGCGCGGTTCGGGGTTTCTGAGGACCGGCAGGGGGACGAAGCCGCCACCGACGGTCGAGGTGTACGCCGCGGGCGTGTTCCGGGGCACGCCGATCGTGTTCACCAAGGCCATGCAGCTGCGGTTCAGGAGGAGGCGCCAGGTGAAGGCGTTCATGGACCCGATTCCGGAGTGCGGCGAACTGGCGGAGGACATGAACGAAATGGCTCTGAAGCATCATGGTCCAGAG AAAACGGAGTACAGGTGCTACAAGCCTGACCCGGATGCCGCCGCCGACATGAGATCCTCAGGGCCTGAAGGTGAAGAGTACATCGAGCTGTCATGGTTCACCGCCGGCGTGAGGGTCGGCGTCGGCATCAGCCTGGGCATCTGCCTCGGCGTCGGCATCGGCGCCGGCCTCCTGGTCCGTTCGTACCAGTCCACCTCAAGGACTCTGAAGCGGCGGCTCATCTCAAACCTGCTCTGA